Below is a genomic region from Eupeodes corollae chromosome 1, idEupCoro1.1, whole genome shotgun sequence.
AAGGTAGAATTCCGCAAAAATTTTGGTTTATGTTgacattattttgacagatcagTAAAACGATGGTTTACTTTTGTGGTAGCCATAGTtccaaattgttttaatttgtagcAATATGATGTTCTCATGTGTCAAAAAGTTACGATTTGTAACTTGTAACTTTgttctttgatttttgtttttgatcctgTTCTTGAAGAACTTTAATATTTGATTCACGAGgcgttttaaaacataaatgtttTAATGTAACAAATGCTGTTTCCAGTACATATtgaaatactattttttgtaaccgTTAACACTCCCTAAGGCTTGTAGCTTAGCATTACAGAGTAGGTATATCAAAATTTCTGTGGCTCATATTGaaaggttgtttaaaataatcATCATTGTTTGAAAACATTTGACGGTCccaaaaacaatacttaaaaaatactaaGGTAAATAGTttccttttaattaaattgtaataaCAAGCTTCCCTTTTCATAATTTATGTCTCTGTCGATTATGATTCTCAATTGCATATTCGATactttatttttgacagttgatgTTGCaaaaactgaaatgtcaaacgaaaacaTTTTGTAACACCAACAATTGAACTTTATGTTTTGACATAACGACAAAATATAACCATAGAATTGAAAAGACCCCGGCACTGTCTAGCTTTcatgttccttttttttcaattgtcagTTGGGAAGAAGACACAATTAtgagatgttaaaaaattaagatcttCACATTTGTTGTTCTTGAAATTTCGTTGACATATCGGTAAGACCTACATATTTGACGGTATTCACATTGTACTAGTTCCAAGAAACTGCTACAATGTGATGTGACAAAAGTTAAAGTCATTCAAAGtcaatggttttcataaaattagaCTTCCAGTTGTAAAcccatatacaaaatatagcaTTAAgtcagaaattatttaaaaaaaattgcatttatttttgacagccgTGCCATTGACAGCCGTAACATTGACAGCAAACAAGTCTACCAATGAATTATAGTAATTTTAAGTTGcagatttggattttttttagcataaaacataacattttgaCAGCTATGATGGTTTATGAAGCTGTCCAATGGCCATTGAGAGATTAATTTGTACCAGAATTGAATGCAAAATATAACACTGTCTGATACTTTAATAACTttactgtcaaaaataaaaacttgcacACTAAAAAGTCAgccaactttacaaaaaaatatacataaaggAGAAAGTTTTGACaccgcattttatttttatttgtcaaagttGAAACAAGTCGtagatttttttagtttatatcaTTGTACCATTGATTGGAACACTATatcatttaataaaaacctatttatAAAAGAGGTTGAAATGTACAGCTTCATTTGCGTATGAGTACATATTAACACCACCTGTCAGTTTGCTGTCAGATGAACATTGTATCACTAACCACATTTTATTTGGAGACTTCTTTTCTTCTTGAGAAGTGTAAAGTAACAAGATTCCTATTTtgtggtaaatattttttttatttaaacacaaaagcacttttataaatacaagagtgtttttttttaagatataaaattaaatctgctggaaaataattattttagaagcTATTCGCACTAGGTTGTGGCTACATGTGTTTCTCGCCCTTTTATAATGTTAAACTTAAATTCTTGTGGTTTTGTTTCTAAGGGACATAAAGTTGAAGAGTCCCTTTTTATTCAATTGTAAAATATGTAATTGATACATCGGATAGACCTTTGTTGCTTTTGCTCTCTCTCTGGATAGGGTTTATTCTTTGTCAGGTTAGATAGTTTTTATGTTACCAAGAACCTTTGGATTGCCAATCATTTTctgcaattattttatttatctaaccattcttaaattgtatctaacagaaacattttcttcttttttccatcCAGATTCAACTCAAACAAATCACATGAGTGGCTGCTTTACTGGCGAAAGCACTGTCTTAACATCTTCCGGCGAAAAGAAACAAATGAGTGAACTCCAAGTCGGCGACCAGGTTCTCAGTATGACAGCAGATGGCAGCACTGTGTACAGCGAAATCATTCTATTTTTGGACAGAGATATCGAACGCACACAAGAGTTCGTTCGAATTCAAACAGATGGCGGTGCGGTTTTGAAAGTAACTGCACAGCATTTGGTGATGGTTTGGAACCCTGCTAAGAAGCTAATGAAATTTGTCTTTGCTGACCAAGTCGAAGAGAGCGACTTTGTGCTGGTGAACCGTTTCGGTAATTTGGAACCGCAAAAGGTGGTGAATTTGTCAGCGATCAAAGCCAAAGGTGTTGTGGCGCCCCTAACTCGAGAAGGAACAATCATCGTGGACTCGGTAGCGGCGTCATGCTACGCTGTTATCGATAGTCAGAGGATGGCACATTGGAGCTTCTGGCCATACAGAATGTTGGCGACAATGCACCATTGGGTTGGTGAAACGAATTCCATTCAAGATGGAGTGCATTGGTACGCGAGAGCcttgttttcaattaaagacTCAGTATTACCAAGCAGTTGGATGCACCACTGACATTTTTAGGATATAAACAAATTCATgcacatatttatatataaattatttatttttattcgtttatatttaataattttattttattttaatttagtcaTCCACGAAGGGAAAAGGAAATGTTGTTGTGTTAGGAGTTAAagacaaaattaagaaatgtacATAAACTGGCATGACAACAAATCATTTCCTTTTctctaaaatgtaaattattttataaaatttagatGAGTAAAGTcattaaaaatagaagaaaacataaaagaaattgaaacatACATATTTCCTGGCCAGTGTTGCATgcaaacaaatttcttgcattatTTACTAAAATACctagtttgaaaataaaaaataataaaaaaatatttgttaaatgtgtaagttgaaaaataaaattattactgtATAAAATgtagttaataaattaaatacttctatttttccatttttctttgactgttttatttaattgaatatacttttttatattaatattttattttaaattatttctatagcagttaaaaaatatatgaaaaaacaaTTGATTTGTAAATAGTTagttatgcaaaaaaaaacagtgatatatgtaattaatttaatttctattattttatatagatatttttaattaatgctttaatataaaaatttttataCATTCGTATATTCTCTAAATGTATCATCGCAGTTGCATTTTGCCGTTTGCgacagtttattttgtttatagataaaatattttttgtttaattgttcattaaataaataaatacaaaataaaagcaaacaaaacccgagaaaaataaatttaaataaaataattaggGATAACTGGAAAGGAGATATGACTGAATGACTTAACGACTGATTGTTTTGTTGAGATAATGAAAAATGAACCttgttgtattttaattatttttaaagtatgaTCTTGTAAATAAGTAATTATACATACCTTGTTtctaagtttaaattaaagatattatttaaggaaaattattatattaaaaaaaaatacagttttgtttaaaaaaaattgtttaggtaAAGGTTAATACCTAATTAAAACCGAACCCTgatcgaaaataataaaaatcaaggaaatttcttggaaaaatcaaatattgtatttttattcctcgaaagaaaagttttaaggAAAACGTTTGATACTCGTACgtgtttgaaaaataactaacaaaaaaaagtttgagttgaatatttatttgtacTTAGAAATTTCAGgttacatataaaataaaaatccaatacaaGGCTTCCCAACATGGGCCTGCTTGATAAATGCTATTGGTAGCCAATTTCGCGTTGATATTCATTTAGCAGCGAAGCGGTGAAACCTTTTcaacataatatttatattttgtcaaattttataataacacTGGTTTACAAGGTTTTGTTTCTGAAAATCAAActgcatttttcaaatttgtttcaatagCCTTTATTCAAATGTGACTTAAAAAATACCTACTCACTtaagatttttgagatattaattttaaaaatttgaacaaaaaacccATATATGAACCTAAAACTGTTAAAAgctaattaaattattgttaaagaaacgaaaatcaattttttgaaatatattacaaaaaaaaattaaaacaatgtcaaataacagtatttttaaaacttatgcagataatttaaattaaagtttggattcgaattcaaaatttaaaattaacaccaacaataattttaattgaatattaaagTATTCCGCCCTATtacgaattccatcgtaatcagAAATTTTTACGAACGGATTTCGTGATAGGCCCAATTAAATTCAAGGCTTGGCCAAAATTCCATAAAGAGTCGAATAAAGACTTAGAACTAataagaatttccaaaaactaaaataggtaaataattaaaactgaatCGAGAAGACAAAGATTTGTAATTTGCAGAATCatcacaatatttaaaataaagtttttggtagtctttcaaattattaagaggatatcttaatcctttaaaaacgaATTGTTTTGATTGTGAAAGCGTAATTCTGTTAAtcagtttattaaatttccttagtatctttgaaaaaagcagtttttttaaacaagagatagctttttataattatttatattacatTATTGTCAAAACTGCTCAATTGGCTATTAGTCCCATAACTGGGGCCCTACTATATAACTCggttctacttttgattctattcaaaactcatttccgattcttttttcaaatcgtacaacgtatgaaagtagaatcggattccggttataccaacttgtttttaaagaaatgtatacTTTCGAACAAGTATCgagatttttgacagtttaaaaaacaaaacaaaaaaatcaaaacataaaatttttggagaagaataattattacaaaaatggacaccgtTGGAATTTAGTTCAATTTGCATTGGAATTTAGTTAAATTTGCAAGAaaatgaagaacggtacgaGCAAATTAAAAGCAGAAGAATAAGAggtaattccaaaataatggagcTGAGTGAGAACAAGTTTGTacatacacatatgtatatatacttttgttttagttttgttaatgtctttctaaagacggatttatgtttttacttaacaccatatcatccgacatgactactTGCAGAAGACAAAGTGCTGTTCCGACTGCCGATTATGATaattatcattaagttatcagcagcattgatTTTTTTGGCAACAGGTCGTTACCAAAACTAAATCTGTGGTGACAGGAACGCTGGaattgcacagcaaaccatgtcaaaaatacttgccgaagttttgtcttcaatcgaaagagtcatgtgcccgctggaatggaactcatattcaacaaaaaaaaacttcgctcgcaaacacatttgccTTGtcttgaattctactttcgagttacgtagttccccgtttattcgaaagttcataagaacAAAGTTGGCAatactagaactattcgattctcgttggttcgaaagtaATCAAATGAGATATAGTACCAATTTATCGAATTCGaccaatttcattgtagaatcgagttacatagtagggcccttGACTCCTAATTACTTGGGATTTCAAAGTGTCTATTCCTTTACTCGCTAATATTCGATGTCGAAATCAAGTCAGTGAAAATTAATCACCCTTATTGCGAATATCAACTATACCAAtttctgtacttcatagtatggccgaagttgggctcaagagtaaattgatgggcattcctagaagcgagggtattacggttaaattgtttaaggggaggaatgcaactggctatttcactagtccgttaaaataacggtaagaaacggtgaggcaagaaaccttggttcgatgttcgagtgatgtggacaagttgatgatgttaatgtcgccaatcattttaaaagctcttttttgaatactgtccaagaggcttacaTAAGTTACTGGAGCGCCAGCCCAGAGATAAGAGTTATATATAGTGGCAAAGatggtttatctcgctttaacgatacaagacagcatatcgttttcgaagcattaaattccacacgattttttattccatattgtacaatgctgtgtaggtcggaatttaatgagctaatcatattttgacgtaccagttccacatccgaataggagggttgtgagtctggaaacgaatataaaaaactaagactgatatcgtcagcgaaacaatgtattggattagaagtagcagacaggagatcatttataaaaaattaatagtttgaaagtgaattgataaaatatcataccattatgaaaaattttgattatttttttttattgtaagtgTTCCTTTCACAGacgtttgtttaatttttcttgaggaagagaaaaaatcaaaaaactaacaaaatgaGTTTTTTCAACAAAGATAGATTGCTGATAAGGCCTACTattattctgttttttgtttttaattttgcatttaataattttctaaagTTCGTGCTTTTAGCACTTATgtaatatttttccattttttcggCGAGTTTAACGTCTTTTTCCaatgaatgttttctttaaaaatcaagGAGTGTCCTTTTGTGTGTGAGCACTTTTCTTATTTCTATAAACATTCCTCCATTACTTGGTCAATTTATGTTGTTCTTATGAAATGAAATCGAGATCTAACATCTTAATTCTACATTTCaatcgaaatgaaattgaaatcgataTGAAACATAAATTGGAGTTCTGAATTTcacttttatcgatatttttcgaacttaaaacaaagtaaatttccgtgttctacatttcgatttttgaaattttcaagtgatttgaattCCACTAAATGAAGTTAGTGTGATTCGAATTCTACAAtgctaaaaaagtaaataattctaAACTTTTGTATAGAGTTATATATTACTTGATTCGTGAGAAGTTTTCGAGGGAACGAAGAAAGCATTTAATGGATTTGTTAGCACCCCAAATATCTTCTCGGCAATATTAAGGGTAAAACAATGGGCAGGTTAAGCCGATATAATGGACttaaaagttaggcaagtttcaaTTATCTGATTTTCCAGCTGTCAAAGAATTACCTtcaaattaaggcaactttaatggaaagttgactgaaaatttcgacaagaaaaatctccctaactatctaGTCAAGTCTTCTTCTGTTAAAATCACaattgataatattttattattcaactGAAATCTgaactttgatttatttattttctgcacaacttcatttaatgctttctgtaaaagggctcgttgtcaatttggaaaaaaagtaagtaatgttttttttcaatacaagaTACAAACCTTTTTGAACTTGTAGATTGCCCTCAgcagtgttttgtagacaatagtgtttttgtactatgaacttgaagTAGAGATTTCTGAGAAAAAGTTCTGAATTAGAAATTCATGACATTTAacaaactaactagttgccttgatcaaattttacgttcaaagaatgaagttaaTTGGAAATGAAGTCCCTCATGTTGtgtgaacctgcccaatgttttTTTCGAAGCacgttcaaaaactaattttcaacATTGACAGAAAAGTGTTTTCAAACCCATATTTTATTGGAAACtactaaaaaatacaaatatttttaagttagaacaaatcaaatatataaacacatttgaaagtatacaaattatGGCAATCATACAATTGTTTATTGATAtatcgggtgatttttttgaggttaggattttcatgcattagtatttgacagatcacgcgggatttcagacatgatgtcaaagagaaagatgatcagtatgctttgacatttcatcatgaatagacttactaacgagcaacgcttgcaaatcattgaattttattaccaaaatcagtgttcggttcgaaatgtgttcagtgttcaaattttgttcagcgatgaggctcatttctggttgaatggctacgtaaataagcaaaattgccgcatttggagtgaagagcaaccagaagccgttcaagaactgcccatgcatcccgaaaaatgcactgtttgatgtggtttgtacgctggtggaatcattggaccgtattttttcaaatatgctgttggacgcaacgttacggtgaatggcgatcgctatcgttcaatgctaacaaactttttgttgccaaaaatggaaaaactgaacttagttgacatgtggtttcaacaagatggcgctacatgccacacagctcgcgattctatggccattttgagggaaaacttcggagaacaattcatctcaaggaatggaccggtaagttggccaccaagatcatgcgatttgactatttttgtggggctacgtcaagtctaaagtctacacaaataagccagcaactattccagctttggaagacaacatttccgaagaaattcgggctattccggccgaaatgctcgaaaaagttacccaaaattgga
It encodes:
- the LOC129942778 gene encoding protein hedgehog → MKQMSKISQKISTLLLPSSKHILAILILVTIFTTSVHACGPGRGIGGPRKNRKLTPLVFKQHVPNMSENTLGASGLNEGRINRDDAKFKDLVPNYNRDIIFKDEEGTGADRVMTQRCKDKLNTLAVSVMNQWPGIRLRVTESWDEDNNHRNDSLHYEGRAVDITTSDRDRTKYGMLARLAVEAGFDWVYYESRAHIHCSVKSDSTQTNHMSGCFTGESTVLTSSGEKKQMSELQVGDQVLSMTADGSTVYSEIILFLDRDIERTQEFVRIQTDGGAVLKVTAQHLVMVWNPAKKLMKFVFADQVEESDFVLVNRFGNLEPQKVVNLSAIKAKGVVAPLTREGTIIVDSVAASCYAVIDSQRMAHWSFWPYRMLATMHHWVGETNSIQDGVHWYARALFSIKDSVLPSSWMHH